In Astatotilapia calliptera chromosome 16, fAstCal1.2, whole genome shotgun sequence, one genomic interval encodes:
- the LOC113008234 gene encoding uncharacterized protein CXorf21 — protein sequence MLCEGRLLIMTYCEFEELDSLPSKPAFQNSYGSQKAAAALIPGSTRHAPLVHHNSPEQITTDNRRASAELYISPLQSLNLQRAHLGRQISREIEIPAQAHSGGDTPFLVPSFCQSFCKNYSDLHIAGDQVLPLSANNCELRVCANVPDVGPFIQSCDVPPAVEDSLQGHEARDGMPFPLRGGSNRWRLGSGRDRSFLLQEHEGPFSNSLLNHYLEQKLLDLYQQYMMENMAREGAPGSDSDASAICPLLGSELVLTSLDQITLQLSREGNMEAGLAKDMVLSCFLRVAGDMQSSEISTPFLQISNEASREQLTESNE from the coding sequence ATGCTTTGTGAAGGCAGATTGCTGATCATGACCTACTGTGAATTTGAAGAGCTGGACTCCCTTCCTTCTAAGCCAGCTTTCCAGAATTCTTATGGGTCACAGAAAGCAGCTGCTGCCCTCATACCAGGTTCCACCAGACATGCTCCGCTTGTTCATCACAATTCCCCGGAGCAGATAACTACAGACAACCGAAGGGCTTCAGCTGAGTTGTACATTTCTCCTTTGCAGTCCTTAAATCTTCAGAGAGCTCATCTAGGCAGGCAGATCTCTCGAGAGATAGAGATCCCGGCCCAAGCTCACTCAGGTGGCGATACCCCTTTCTTGGTTCCCTCGTTCTGTCAGAGCTTTTGCAAAAACTACAGTGACCTTCATATTGCAGGTGACCAAGTGCTGCCTCTCTCAGCTAATAATTGCGAGCTGAGGGTGTGTGCCAATGTACCGGATGTCGGTCCCTTTATCCAGTCTTGTGATGTGCCCCCAGCTGTGGAAGATTCCCTCCAAGGACACGAAGCTCGGGATGGGATGCCGTTTCCACTGAGGGGAGGTTCGAATCGGTGGAGACTGGGGAGCGGCCGTGATCGGAGCTTTTTGCTCCAGGAGCATGAAGGTCCATTTTCCAACTCCCTTCTGAATCACTACCTGGAGCAAAAACTCCTGGATCTGTATCAGCAATACATGATGGAGAATATGGCAAGAGAAGGAGCCCCTGGTTCAGACTCTGACGCAAGTGCCATTTGCCCTTTACTGGGCTCAGAGCTGGTCCTCACCAGCCTGGACCAAATCACTTTGCAGCTCAGCCGGGAGGGCAACATGGAGGCCGGCTTGGCCAAGGACATGGTCCTGAGCTGCTTCCTGCGAGTCGCTGGTGATATGCAGTCAAGTGAGATCAGTACTCCCTTTCTGCAGATTTCTAATGAGGCATCCAGGGAGCAACTCACAGAGAGTAATGAGTGA